The following proteins are encoded in a genomic region of Mycolicibacterium confluentis:
- a CDS encoding class I adenylate-forming enzyme family protein, producing MLTATVADEICATARSHPGSRVEVHSDIRPHSSDLAELFEESRRVAAGLTAHGIGPGDVVAVQLPNWRECFTAHAALWLAGAVVLPIVPIYGPAEVAFIVRQSGARALITARQIRNRDAADVFAAADAATDLAVRVVVGDPLPGAVSYSDLAETSAAGFTPVTGVDPHSRCLLVYTSGTTAEPKGVQHTHASLLGELASMDEMRGAVTESTTLSVFPAGHIAGTLGILRMFCRPGTTLALDAWNAERAARLIDRHGVTTSGGAPIHLGGILDIAERDGLDLTSLREYTTGAAGVAGALIRRAAGLGVGAYRCYGSSEHPTISSGRPEDPLDKRADTDGRITPGTEVRIVDDNGRDVESGCAGEILTRGPELFTGYTDVRHTAVSMLDGWFRTGDVGRLDADGFLTITDRKKDIIVRGGENISSKEIEDVLSAHPAVAEAAAVGAPDDTYGERVCAFVVVNTGRNFAVADAARHFAECGLARQKTPERIVLVPELPRTASGKVQKHLLRAQLDHTNGSN from the coding sequence ATGCTGACCGCCACCGTGGCCGACGAGATCTGCGCGACGGCAAGAAGTCACCCGGGATCGCGGGTCGAGGTCCACAGCGACATCCGGCCCCACTCCTCGGATCTGGCGGAACTGTTCGAGGAGAGCCGCCGGGTTGCGGCGGGCCTGACCGCGCACGGCATCGGTCCGGGCGATGTGGTCGCGGTCCAACTGCCGAACTGGCGGGAGTGCTTCACGGCCCACGCGGCCCTCTGGCTGGCCGGTGCCGTCGTGCTGCCGATCGTGCCGATCTACGGTCCCGCCGAGGTGGCGTTCATCGTCCGGCAGTCCGGTGCGCGCGCGCTGATCACCGCACGGCAGATCCGCAACAGAGACGCCGCCGACGTGTTCGCGGCCGCCGATGCCGCCACCGATCTCGCTGTGCGCGTCGTGGTGGGTGATCCACTGCCCGGCGCGGTGTCCTACTCCGACCTCGCCGAGACGTCGGCGGCCGGGTTCACGCCCGTCACCGGCGTCGACCCCCACAGCCGGTGCCTCCTGGTGTACACCTCTGGAACCACCGCGGAACCCAAGGGCGTCCAGCACACCCACGCGAGCCTGCTCGGTGAGCTGGCCTCGATGGATGAGATGCGCGGGGCCGTCACGGAGTCCACCACGCTGTCGGTCTTCCCGGCCGGGCACATCGCAGGCACGCTGGGAATCCTGCGGATGTTCTGCCGGCCGGGCACCACGCTGGCGCTGGACGCGTGGAATGCCGAGAGGGCGGCACGGCTCATCGACCGGCACGGTGTCACGACGTCCGGCGGTGCGCCCATCCACCTCGGCGGCATCCTGGACATCGCCGAGCGTGATGGGCTGGACCTGACCAGCCTTCGGGAGTACACCACGGGCGCCGCGGGGGTGGCGGGTGCTCTCATCCGTCGCGCCGCCGGACTCGGAGTGGGGGCCTACCGCTGCTACGGATCCTCCGAGCATCCGACGATCAGTTCGGGCCGGCCCGAGGACCCACTGGACAAGCGGGCCGACACCGACGGCAGGATCACCCCGGGCACCGAGGTGCGGATCGTCGACGACAACGGCCGTGACGTCGAATCCGGTTGCGCAGGCGAGATATTGACCCGCGGGCCGGAGCTCTTCACCGGGTACACCGATGTCCGGCACACCGCGGTGAGCATGCTCGACGGTTGGTTCCGCACCGGCGATGTCGGCCGACTCGACGCCGACGGGTTCCTCACCATCACCGATCGCAAGAAGGACATCATCGTCCGTGGTGGGGAGAACATCTCCTCCAAGGAGATCGAGGACGTGCTCAGCGCGCATCCCGCCGTCGCCGAGGCGGCCGCGGTCGGTGCGCCCGACGACACCTACGGCGAACGTGTGTGTGCGTTCGTCGTCGTCAACACGGGCAGGAATTTCGCGGTTGCCGACGCGGCCAGACACTTCGCTGAGTGCGGACTGGCTCGGCAGAAGACTCCCGAGCGCATCGTGCTCGTCCCGGAACTTCCGCGGACGGCCAGCGGAAAGGTGCAGAAGCACCTGCTGAGAGCGCAACTGGATCACACCAATGGATCGAACTGA
- a CDS encoding thiolase family protein, which produces MVGSGGRPPVISGTGISQIKRRSGIPAVELTAEAAQAAIADAGLTPADIDAICTLGDTPAAEAAVRLGIPEPAELGKPFGPSGLLTPLVQACEAVTDGRARHVLVYRTVQMMGGTADAGPPKQRGAKGMSEMPAMGADVGHLLAAHAYSAANWLAMHCRRHMDLYGTTKEQLGWIALNARRNAGRNPLAVYRDPITMDDYLAARQISSPLGLLDCDVPVDGSIAVVVSTPEHSANAPNGAVTVEATGGAPGTGGWFNRPDYPKMAATDAAADMWSKTALTPADVDIAELYDGFSFLTLAWLEALGFCADGEGGSFVDGGGRIALDGELPLNTYGGQLSAGRMHGYWVLHEACQQLRGLAGPTAVPRRPEVAVISAGGGPIAGCALLTC; this is translated from the coding sequence ATGGTGGGTTCGGGCGGACGCCCCCCGGTGATTTCGGGCACCGGCATTTCCCAGATCAAACGCCGCAGCGGTATCCCGGCAGTGGAACTGACCGCGGAGGCGGCGCAGGCAGCGATCGCGGACGCCGGCCTGACACCGGCCGACATCGACGCCATCTGCACGCTCGGAGACACTCCGGCCGCCGAAGCCGCTGTCCGACTGGGCATCCCGGAGCCCGCCGAACTCGGCAAACCGTTCGGGCCCAGCGGCCTGCTCACCCCCTTGGTCCAGGCGTGCGAGGCGGTGACGGACGGGCGGGCCCGACATGTTCTCGTCTACCGGACCGTGCAGATGATGGGTGGAACGGCCGACGCCGGTCCGCCGAAGCAGCGCGGAGCCAAGGGCATGTCGGAGATGCCGGCCATGGGTGCCGACGTCGGACACCTCCTCGCCGCGCACGCGTACTCGGCGGCCAACTGGCTGGCCATGCACTGCCGCAGGCATATGGACCTCTACGGCACCACCAAGGAGCAACTCGGCTGGATCGCGCTCAACGCGCGCCGTAATGCGGGCCGCAATCCGCTTGCGGTGTACCGGGATCCGATCACTATGGACGACTACCTGGCCGCGCGGCAGATCTCGTCACCGCTCGGGCTGCTGGACTGCGATGTGCCCGTGGACGGTTCGATCGCGGTCGTGGTGTCCACCCCCGAGCATTCGGCCAACGCCCCCAACGGTGCGGTCACGGTCGAGGCGACCGGCGGCGCGCCAGGCACGGGTGGCTGGTTCAACCGGCCCGACTATCCCAAGATGGCAGCGACCGACGCGGCGGCCGACATGTGGTCGAAGACCGCCCTGACCCCGGCCGACGTCGACATCGCCGAACTCTACGACGGCTTCAGCTTCCTCACCCTGGCCTGGCTCGAGGCCTTGGGCTTCTGCGCCGACGGTGAGGGCGGTTCGTTCGTCGACGGTGGCGGGCGGATCGCGCTCGACGGAGAACTGCCGCTGAACACTTACGGCGGTCAGTTGTCCGCTGGTCGCATGCACGGCTACTGGGTTCTGCATGAGGCCTGCCAACAGCTTCGGGGACTGGCGGGGCCGACCGCGGTGCCTCGTCGTCCCGAAGTCGCGGTGATCTCCGCCGGGGGCGGCCCGATCGCGGGATGTGCGCTGCTGACATGCTGA
- a CDS encoding Zn-ribbon domain-containing OB-fold protein: MTRSPVSAESAAVAPAPRILPETDETTRPYWTSGASGQLRIAHCGACRRFIHPPPRVCPDCSGPITFEAVSGSGTVFTYTVAHQQFRPDVPTPFVVALIELDEQADLRVVANIVDCEPDAVTSGLRVSVRFEQHGEVFVPVFAPVD; encoded by the coding sequence GTGACCAGATCGCCCGTATCAGCCGAATCGGCCGCTGTGGCCCCGGCACCGCGGATCCTGCCCGAAACGGACGAGACGACGCGGCCGTACTGGACGTCGGGAGCGTCGGGGCAGTTGCGCATCGCGCACTGCGGGGCCTGTCGCCGCTTCATCCATCCGCCGCCGCGTGTGTGCCCGGACTGCTCGGGCCCGATCACGTTCGAGGCGGTGTCCGGATCCGGGACCGTGTTCACCTACACCGTGGCGCATCAGCAGTTCCGCCCCGATGTGCCAACACCATTCGTGGTCGCGCTCATCGAGCTCGATGAGCAGGCGGACCTGCGGGTGGTCGCCAACATCGTCGACTGTGAGCCCGACGCGGTGACCTCGGGCCTGCGCGTCTCGGTCCGTTTCGAACAGCACGGCGAGGTGTTCGTGCCGGTGTTCGCCCCGGTGGACTGA
- a CDS encoding acyl-CoA dehydrogenase, translated as MGIAITEDHREIAAVAESFLQARGARGAARALLDAADEARPGHWAELPQLGWLGLHVPEGYGGAGFGLPELVVVVEEFGRAVAPGPFVPTVIASAVIAAAGSDEQRARWLPGLVDGTVTAGVGIDAQLTAEGDRFSGEAVVLGAGLADLVLLIAGDDVVILDATADGVTVDVPASLDPTRRSGRMRLSDVELGGADILPGEAQLAVALARTIAAAEAVGGAHDCLHAAVEYAKVREQFGRTIGTFQAIKHHLANMLVAAEAATATVWDAARAATAGEDEFELMAAVAATLAFPAYVHNAELNIQVHGGIGFTWEHDAHLHLRRALTLRGIFGGRTAPADVYRLTGKGVVRTNAIDLPPEAEQLRTEIRTEFATWAGLDDAQLREKLIETGYLMPHWPTPWGRAADAVEQLVIEQEMAAAGVKRPELGITSWTVLTLIQHGSPEQIERLVSPALRGEQVWCQLFSEPGAGSDAAAVSTKGVRAEGGWVVTGQKVWTSGAQYCQLGLATVRTDPAASKHAGITTMIIDMSAPGVEVRPLRQITGVSEFNEVFLTEVFVPDHDVVGEPNDGWRVARATLGNERVSLGGSGVPAGRGGAASIVDVTQRFGDRVAGAGERAGKFLADDHALRLLNLRRVARSVAGGEPGSEGNVTKLLTAEHFVARTGLAAEMYGADVALIAPPAKVAGLFVLGSRGMTIAGGTSEVTRNQIAERILGLPRDPLIR; from the coding sequence TTGGGCATCGCCATCACTGAAGACCACCGTGAAATAGCCGCTGTCGCAGAATCTTTCCTTCAGGCCCGCGGCGCACGTGGGGCCGCGCGCGCACTGCTGGACGCCGCGGATGAGGCGCGGCCCGGCCACTGGGCGGAACTGCCCCAACTTGGCTGGCTGGGCCTGCACGTGCCGGAGGGGTACGGCGGTGCCGGTTTCGGGCTTCCCGAACTCGTCGTCGTGGTCGAGGAGTTCGGCCGTGCGGTGGCCCCCGGCCCATTCGTGCCGACCGTGATCGCGTCGGCGGTCATCGCGGCCGCGGGCAGTGACGAGCAGCGGGCCCGCTGGCTGCCCGGCCTGGTGGACGGCACCGTCACCGCGGGAGTCGGGATCGATGCCCAGTTGACCGCTGAGGGTGACCGATTCTCGGGTGAGGCCGTGGTGCTCGGAGCCGGACTCGCCGATCTGGTGCTGCTGATCGCGGGTGACGACGTCGTGATCCTTGACGCCACGGCCGATGGCGTGACAGTGGACGTGCCTGCCAGCCTTGATCCCACCAGGCGGTCGGGGCGGATGCGTCTGTCCGACGTCGAACTTGGCGGCGCCGACATCCTGCCCGGTGAAGCGCAGCTTGCGGTCGCGCTGGCCCGGACCATCGCCGCGGCCGAGGCCGTCGGCGGAGCGCACGACTGCCTGCACGCGGCGGTCGAGTACGCCAAGGTGCGTGAACAGTTCGGCCGGACCATCGGCACCTTCCAGGCGATCAAGCACCACCTGGCCAACATGCTGGTGGCGGCCGAGGCGGCGACCGCGACGGTCTGGGACGCCGCGCGCGCGGCGACAGCGGGGGAGGATGAGTTCGAGCTCATGGCGGCCGTCGCGGCGACGCTGGCGTTCCCGGCCTATGTGCACAACGCCGAACTGAACATCCAGGTGCACGGTGGTATTGGGTTCACCTGGGAGCACGACGCGCACCTGCACCTGCGGCGCGCGCTGACCCTGCGGGGGATCTTCGGCGGCCGAACGGCCCCGGCGGACGTGTATCGGCTGACGGGCAAGGGTGTGGTGCGGACCAACGCGATCGACCTGCCGCCCGAGGCGGAGCAGTTGCGCACCGAGATCCGCACGGAGTTCGCCACGTGGGCCGGCCTCGATGACGCGCAGTTGCGCGAGAAGCTGATCGAGACCGGCTATCTGATGCCGCACTGGCCCACGCCGTGGGGCCGCGCCGCCGACGCCGTCGAGCAGTTGGTCATTGAACAGGAGATGGCGGCAGCGGGAGTCAAACGTCCCGAACTCGGCATCACCAGTTGGACAGTGCTGACCCTGATCCAGCACGGCAGCCCGGAGCAGATCGAGCGTCTGGTGTCCCCGGCGTTGCGCGGCGAGCAGGTGTGGTGCCAGCTGTTCTCCGAACCGGGGGCAGGCTCGGATGCCGCGGCTGTCAGCACGAAAGGAGTTCGGGCCGAAGGCGGTTGGGTAGTCACCGGCCAGAAGGTCTGGACCAGCGGCGCACAGTACTGCCAACTGGGGCTGGCCACGGTGCGCACCGATCCGGCGGCGTCCAAGCACGCCGGCATCACCACGATGATCATCGACATGTCGGCGCCCGGGGTCGAGGTGCGGCCACTGCGGCAGATCACCGGTGTCTCGGAGTTCAACGAGGTGTTCCTCACCGAGGTTTTCGTGCCCGACCACGACGTCGTCGGGGAGCCGAACGACGGGTGGCGGGTCGCCCGCGCGACGCTGGGAAACGAACGCGTCAGCCTCGGTGGGAGCGGAGTGCCGGCGGGACGCGGGGGCGCGGCCTCGATCGTGGACGTGACGCAGCGTTTCGGCGACCGCGTGGCCGGCGCGGGGGAGCGCGCCGGGAAGTTCCTGGCCGACGATCACGCGCTGCGGCTGCTCAACCTGCGCCGGGTGGCGCGCAGTGTGGCCGGTGGCGAACCCGGCTCCGAGGGCAACGTGACCAAACTGCTGACCGCCGAGCACTTTGTGGCGCGGACCGGACTTGCGGCCGAGATGTACGGAGCCGACGTCGCGCTGATCGCACCGCCGGCGAAGGTCGCTGGCCTGTTCGTGCTGGGGTCGCGTGGCATGACGATCGCCGGCGGGACGTCGGAGGTCACCCGCAATCAGATCGCGGAGCGCATCCTCGGTCTCCCTCGCGACCCGCTCATCAGGTGA